A region from the Altererythrobacter sp. H2 genome encodes:
- a CDS encoding Arm DNA-binding domain-containing protein, with protein MRDSRPHASACIRLKPDLAWGYFGGIFRGYRKGAIPPMALSEIQIRKAKATDRPYKLADGEGLYLLVQRNGSKLWRLKYRFRGKEKLLSFGPYPDIGIAAARELKKLAKATLVEGREAPHSILYLANVRLDESASSGQSLNEMVARCRQLVAIDLHAARLLDDCLRCDRKREGAPGHCTRGAHP; from the coding sequence ATGCGTGATTCGCGTCCGCATGCGTCCGCTTGCATTCGCTTGAAGCCGGATTTGGCGTGGGGGTATTTTGGGGGTATTTTCCGGGGGTACCGAAAAGGAGCGATACCCCCAATGGCCCTGAGCGAGATTCAAATCAGAAAGGCAAAAGCCACCGATCGACCCTACAAGCTGGCGGACGGGGAGGGATTGTACCTTCTGGTTCAGCGAAATGGTTCGAAGCTTTGGCGCCTGAAGTATCGCTTCAGGGGCAAAGAGAAGCTTCTCTCGTTTGGTCCTTACCCCGACATTGGTATCGCGGCAGCTCGCGAACTGAAGAAGCTCGCGAAGGCGACTCTTGTCGAAGGTAGAGAAGCGCCCCATTCGATACTCTACCTTGCAAATGTTCGATTGGACGAGAGTGCTTCGTCAGGGCAAAGCCTCAACGAAATGGTGGCAAGATGCCGCCAACTTGTCGCTATCGATCTCCATGCGGCTCGCTTGCTGGACGATTGTCTCCGCTGTGATCGCAAGCGGGAGGGCGCGCCAGGACATTGCACAAGAGGCGCGCATCCATAA
- a CDS encoding helix-turn-helix domain-containing protein, whose translation MIAPPPVEPICVKVNDAARMIGVGRTKLYELIASGEIEVIKLGKSTRITTASLHELVMRQREPK comes from the coding sequence GTGATAGCGCCGCCTCCGGTCGAGCCGATCTGCGTGAAGGTAAATGACGCTGCGCGCATGATCGGCGTCGGCCGCACCAAGCTCTACGAACTGATTGCGTCTGGCGAAATTGAGGTCATCAAGCTCGGCAAATCGACCCGTATCACGACTGCCAGTCTGCACGAACTGGTCATGCGGCAGCGCGAGCCGAAGTAG
- a CDS encoding helix-turn-helix transcriptional regulator yields MPNTDKIIRLKTVLARTGLSRSTMYRKIAEGTFPSQVKISVHGAGWRESAVNRWIDDPVSYRNESAAR; encoded by the coding sequence ATGCCCAACACCGACAAGATCATCCGCCTCAAAACCGTTCTCGCCCGCACCGGCCTGTCCCGCTCCACCATGTATCGCAAGATCGCAGAGGGGACTTTCCCGTCCCAGGTGAAGATTAGCGTCCACGGCGCGGGCTGGCGGGAATCCGCCGTGAACCGCTGGATCGATGATCCGGTGTCGTATCGGAATGAGAGCGCTGCGCGGTGA
- a CDS encoding helix-turn-helix transcriptional regulator: MRNEPDPLPNECRTIASEAHDKPIPGGFAQPERLLRLPDVIERVGLKRTAIYQRAKEGRFPKPRSLGTRCTVWVESEVDEWIQAVRTIDL; this comes from the coding sequence ATGCGAAATGAGCCCGATCCACTGCCCAACGAATGTCGCACGATCGCAAGTGAAGCGCATGACAAGCCGATTCCGGGAGGCTTTGCTCAGCCGGAACGTCTGCTTCGCCTGCCAGATGTTATCGAGCGTGTCGGCCTCAAACGCACCGCAATTTACCAGCGAGCAAAAGAGGGGCGCTTTCCAAAGCCTCGATCACTGGGAACCAGGTGTACGGTGTGGGTCGAATCCGAAGTCGACGAATGGATTCAAGCCGTCCGAACCATAGATCTGTAG
- the ppdK gene encoding pyruvate, phosphate dikinase, with product MNNQVYAFGGGANSQDPRSRDKTIVGGKGANLAEMAGIGLPVPPGFTITTEQCVFYLAEGNDFSDSLKAEVAVALAHIEAAVGKSFGNPADPLLVSVRSGARVSMPGMMDTVLNLGLNHATVAGLAQTSGDPRFAWDSYRRFIQMYSDVVLGVDHHLFEGALEIVKENNGFYSDVEMEVQHWQALVKEYEEIVEAELGRPFPQDVHEQLWGAIRAVFDSWDADRAKVYRRLNNIPGDWGTAVNVQAMVFGNMGDTSATGVAFTRDPATGERAFYGEWLVNAQGEDVVAGMRTPQYLTKAARERAKAKPLSMEEAMPAAYGKLAAVFELLEKHYRDMQDIEFTVERGQLWMLQTRSGKRTAKAALKMAVDMVHEGLIDEKTAILRVDPMALDQLLHPTLDPQAPRDVLTHGLPASPGAASGAIVLDSDSAEKRSAMGEAVILVRVETSPEDIHGMHAAKGILTARGGMTSHAAVVARGMGRPCVSGASAVSIDLASRSLRIGNRELKEGDVITLDGASGEVMAGLVKTIEPELVGDFGVLMEWADRHRRMKVRTNAETPADCHTARQFGAEGVGLCRTEHMFFDAKRIASVRQMILAEDDGQRRAALAKLLPEQRADFHAIFEVMAGLPVTIRLLDPPLHEFLPHEDAEFEDLAEMIGVGAATLRRRANELHEFNPMLGHRGCRLGITFPEIYEMQARAIFEAACEVEAQHGQAVVPEVMIPLVATRKELEILKALVDRTAAAVFAEQGRTMAYQVGTMIELPRAALMAGEIAEVGEFFSFGTNDLTQTTLGVSRDDAARFLGAYVEKGIFPRDPFVSLDIEGVGQLVRLAAERGRSTRPDIKLGICGEHGGDPDSIAFCEEVRLDYVSASPFRVPIARLAAAQAILQK from the coding sequence ATGAACAATCAAGTCTACGCCTTCGGCGGCGGCGCCAACAGCCAGGATCCGCGCAGCCGCGACAAGACGATTGTCGGCGGCAAGGGCGCAAACCTGGCGGAAATGGCCGGAATCGGCCTGCCAGTTCCCCCGGGCTTTACCATCACCACCGAACAATGCGTGTTTTATCTGGCGGAAGGAAATGACTTTTCCGACAGTCTGAAGGCCGAAGTGGCCGTAGCGCTGGCCCATATCGAGGCTGCGGTTGGCAAAAGCTTTGGCAATCCGGCCGATCCCTTGCTGGTTTCGGTCCGTTCGGGCGCACGCGTGTCGATGCCCGGGATGATGGATACCGTGCTCAATCTAGGGCTCAATCACGCCACCGTTGCGGGGCTGGCGCAAACTTCGGGCGATCCGCGCTTTGCCTGGGACTCCTATCGCCGCTTCATCCAGATGTATTCCGATGTGGTGCTGGGTGTGGACCACCACCTGTTTGAAGGCGCACTGGAAATCGTCAAGGAGAACAACGGCTTTTACTCCGATGTTGAGATGGAGGTGCAGCATTGGCAGGCGCTGGTCAAGGAATACGAAGAGATTGTCGAGGCTGAGCTGGGCCGCCCGTTCCCTCAGGATGTCCACGAACAGTTGTGGGGAGCGATTCGAGCGGTGTTTGACAGCTGGGATGCCGACCGGGCCAAGGTCTATCGCCGGCTAAATAACATCCCGGGCGACTGGGGCACCGCGGTCAACGTCCAGGCAATGGTCTTCGGCAATATGGGCGATACCAGCGCCACAGGTGTGGCTTTTACCCGCGATCCAGCCACTGGTGAGCGGGCGTTCTATGGCGAATGGCTGGTCAATGCCCAGGGCGAAGACGTGGTCGCCGGGATGCGTACCCCGCAATACCTGACCAAGGCCGCGCGCGAGCGGGCCAAGGCCAAGCCGCTATCGATGGAAGAGGCAATGCCGGCAGCTTACGGCAAACTGGCTGCGGTTTTCGAGCTGCTTGAAAAACACTACCGCGACATGCAGGACATCGAATTCACGGTTGAACGCGGGCAGCTGTGGATGCTCCAGACCCGCAGCGGCAAGCGCACCGCCAAGGCCGCGCTGAAGATGGCGGTCGACATGGTCCACGAAGGGCTGATCGACGAAAAGACCGCGATCCTGCGGGTCGATCCGATGGCGCTTGATCAGCTGCTGCACCCAACGCTCGATCCCCAGGCCCCGCGTGACGTCTTGACGCACGGCCTGCCGGCATCGCCCGGGGCGGCATCGGGCGCGATCGTGCTCGATTCCGACAGCGCTGAAAAGCGTTCGGCGATGGGCGAGGCGGTAATCCTGGTGCGGGTGGAAACCAGTCCGGAAGATATTCACGGCATGCACGCCGCCAAGGGCATTCTGACCGCGCGCGGGGGCATGACCAGCCACGCCGCGGTGGTGGCGCGTGGCATGGGGCGGCCCTGCGTTTCTGGCGCCTCGGCCGTCTCGATCGACCTCGCCAGCCGGTCACTGCGGATCGGCAACCGCGAGTTGAAGGAAGGCGATGTCATCACCCTGGACGGTGCCAGCGGCGAGGTTATGGCCGGGCTGGTAAAGACGATCGAGCCCGAACTGGTCGGCGATTTCGGCGTCCTGATGGAATGGGCCGACCGGCACCGCCGGATGAAGGTTCGCACCAATGCCGAAACCCCGGCCGATTGCCATACCGCGCGTCAGTTTGGCGCCGAAGGGGTCGGCCTGTGCCGGACCGAGCATATGTTCTTTGACGCCAAGCGGATCGCCTCGGTACGCCAGATGATCTTAGCTGAAGACGATGGCCAGCGACGCGCCGCCTTGGCCAAGCTGTTGCCCGAACAGCGCGCCGATTTTCACGCGATTTTTGAGGTCATGGCGGGCCTTCCCGTGACGATCCGCCTGCTCGATCCGCCGCTGCACGAGTTTCTGCCGCACGAAGATGCCGAGTTCGAGGATCTGGCCGAGATGATCGGAGTAGGGGCGGCAACCCTGCGCCGCCGGGCCAACGAACTGCACGAATTCAACCCGATGCTGGGCCATCGCGGCTGCCGCCTGGGGATCACCTTTCCCGAGATCTACGAGATGCAGGCCCGGGCGATTTTCGAAGCCGCCTGCGAGGTGGAAGCCCAGCACGGCCAGGCCGTGGTGCCCGAGGTGATGATCCCGCTGGTCGCCACCCGCAAGGAGCTGGAAATCCTCAAGGCCCTGGTCGATCGGACCGCGGCGGCGGTGTTCGCAGAACAGGGCCGGACAATGGCCTATCAGGTTGGCACGATGATCGAACTGCCGCGCGCGGCGCTGATGGCTGGCGAGATTGCCGAAGTTGGTGAATTCTTCTCGTTCGGGACCAACGATCTGACCCAGACTACGCTGGGCGTCAGCCGCGATGATGCCGCGCGGTTCCTTGGCGCTTATGTCGAAAAGGGAATCTTCCCGCGCGATCCGTTCGTCAGCCTGGATATCGAAGGGGTCGGCCAGCTGGTCCGGCTGGCGGCCGAACGCGGGCGGTCGACGCGGCCCGACATCAAGCTGGGGATCTGCGGCGAGCATGGCGGCGATCCGGACAGCATTGCCTTCTGTGAGGAGGTCCGGCTGGACTATGTCAGCGCTTCGCCCTTCCGGGTACCGATCGCGAGGCTGGCCGCAGCCCAGGCAATTTTGCAGAAATGA
- a CDS encoding tyrosine-type recombinase/integrase produces the protein MALTVLKVKNAKPGRHVDGRGLCLVVKPSGARTWVLRMQLKGRRRDYGLGSAHDVSLSDARTAAAELRRRVREGFDPVAERRKARKVIPTFEAATRTCHETLGDGWKDGHHARWLSGFERHLFPRIGKKPVDKVDSACVVEALSPIWLEIPETARRLLQRIGVVLDFAHVKGWVPEEVSLRSVRKGLPRQNDKRGHMEAMPYADVPALMQKLASAAPTTGRDALRFTIYNAVRSNETRLAVWAEFDLEKAVWTIPAERMKAGETHVVPLSTPVVALLRKRWDERTSDTGLVFSNDGKKPISDMTMTKLLRDDGFASITVHGFRSTFTDWAAECTDFPKEVADKALAHKLPNKVEAAYRRTDFFEKRRRLMKQWADYLSNRTRAANTAAAEPTSARAAA, from the coding sequence ATGGCGTTGACAGTATTGAAAGTGAAGAACGCAAAGCCCGGTCGCCATGTCGATGGCAGGGGCTTGTGCCTCGTCGTAAAGCCCAGCGGCGCGCGCACCTGGGTGCTGCGCATGCAGTTAAAAGGCCGCCGCCGCGACTATGGGCTGGGATCGGCGCATGATGTTTCGCTATCCGATGCCAGAACAGCGGCAGCAGAATTGCGCCGCCGAGTTCGTGAAGGCTTCGATCCTGTCGCCGAACGGCGAAAGGCGCGCAAGGTCATTCCGACCTTTGAGGCCGCAACCCGCACATGCCATGAGACATTGGGCGACGGGTGGAAGGATGGCCATCATGCCCGGTGGCTGTCTGGTTTCGAGCGGCACCTCTTTCCGCGCATCGGCAAAAAGCCGGTCGACAAGGTGGACAGCGCCTGCGTCGTCGAGGCGCTTTCCCCGATATGGCTGGAGATACCGGAAACAGCGCGGCGCTTGCTCCAGCGCATCGGCGTAGTGCTCGATTTCGCGCATGTGAAAGGCTGGGTGCCAGAAGAAGTGTCGTTGCGTTCGGTGCGCAAGGGCTTGCCGCGTCAGAACGACAAACGCGGGCACATGGAGGCCATGCCCTATGCCGACGTTCCGGCGCTGATGCAGAAGCTTGCCAGCGCCGCCCCGACGACCGGGCGCGACGCCTTGCGCTTCACGATTTACAACGCCGTGCGGTCCAACGAGACGCGCCTTGCGGTATGGGCCGAGTTCGATCTCGAAAAGGCGGTATGGACCATTCCGGCTGAACGGATGAAAGCGGGCGAAACCCACGTCGTGCCGCTTTCGACACCGGTTGTGGCACTGCTGCGCAAACGCTGGGATGAGCGGACCAGCGATACAGGCTTGGTCTTTTCCAACGACGGCAAGAAGCCGATCAGTGACATGACCATGACCAAGCTTCTGCGCGACGATGGCTTCGCCAGCATCACGGTGCACGGCTTCCGATCCACCTTCACCGACTGGGCCGCCGAATGCACCGACTTCCCCAAAGAAGTCGCTGACAAGGCCCTCGCCCACAAGCTGCCTAACAAGGTCGAAGCCGCCTACCGCCGAACCGATTTCTTCGAGAAGCGCCGCAGACTGATGAAGCAATGGGCGGATTATCTGAGCAATCGCACACGAGCAGCGAATACGGCGGCAGCCGAGCCTACTTCGGCTCGCGCTGCCGCATGA
- a CDS encoding TetR/AcrR family transcriptional regulator, with translation MNACAHNARQQDVNAGKWPRHRPIDLAKREAILDAARDEFFMHGFAGASIETIASRSAVSKVTVYNRFKTKEALFTAMVQRECVMMGADFVSPEEAGGDLRDTLMTFGQAVIHFLTQPHIISFGRRIGAEAELRPEVGELFLNTGPRRMQRELTALLEASVANGKIRCHDCRLAAGHLFGLLCGFDMCMARFSTEEPDREKLCANVSDAVDRFLKAYGV, from the coding sequence TTGAACGCCTGCGCTCATAATGCAAGGCAGCAAGATGTGAATGCAGGAAAATGGCCAAGGCACCGCCCCATCGACCTTGCCAAGCGTGAGGCGATTTTGGACGCGGCGCGCGACGAATTTTTCATGCATGGCTTTGCTGGTGCCTCAATCGAAACCATCGCCAGCCGCAGCGCTGTTTCAAAAGTCACGGTGTACAACAGGTTTAAGACCAAGGAGGCCCTGTTCACAGCCATGGTACAACGCGAATGCGTCATGATGGGAGCGGATTTTGTCTCACCTGAAGAAGCCGGTGGCGACCTCAGGGACACACTGATGACTTTTGGACAAGCGGTGATCCACTTCCTTACCCAGCCCCACATAATTAGTTTTGGGCGCCGAATCGGTGCCGAAGCGGAATTGCGGCCAGAAGTCGGCGAATTGTTCCTGAATACCGGACCGCGGCGGATGCAGCGCGAATTGACCGCGCTGTTGGAGGCGTCAGTCGCAAACGGAAAAATCCGCTGCCATGACTGCCGCCTCGCGGCAGGCCATCTTTTTGGACTACTGTGCGGCTTCGACATGTGCATGGCGCGCTTTTCAACCGAAGAGCCCGACCGGGAAAAACTGTGCGCGAACGTGAGTGATGCCGTAGACCGGTTTCTAAAGGCCTATGGCGTTTAA